The Triticum aestivum cultivar Chinese Spring chromosome 7B, IWGSC CS RefSeq v2.1, whole genome shotgun sequence genome window below encodes:
- the LOC123159958 gene encoding transcription factor bHLH133 isoform X2, whose protein sequence is MDRGLVQGSSPLVGEMGEGHGWRGVNNLRPPFEQNNPSISLPSTSTSTFSSPINSFSSLLLSNHYPLPTTSTAPWNDSSNSNHAQQLQDPWNNLFMPTNGELANDEERHKTLEGQALFPATTTGEGEEGDGSSAAGHIYSNTARHGSSLAGDEFQLVMSSPSPWSRGVQHYHHNTLQQQASSASTTSLGNNMLDFSNNGSPRECTSTASGAAFKKARTQEPSPAQSTVKVRKEKLGDRITALHQLVSPFGKTDTASVLLEAIGYIRFLHGQIEVQQKEKSSIFPEEPGQLLHGDATRKRGRPDQDEDSCEEAMTKDLRSRGLCLVPVSCAPDFGADVGPADYWTVAPPFGMGFGR, encoded by the exons ATGGATAGGGGGCTCGTCCAGGGATCATCACCACTAGTGGGGGAGATGGGGGAAGGCCATGGATGGCGGGGCGTGAATAATTTGAGACCCCCCTTTGAGCAGAACAATCCTTCTATTTCCTTGCCCTCCACCAGCACATCAACCTTCTCATCCCCGATCAATTCGTTCTCATCTCTGCTCCTCTCGAATCATTATCCACTGCCTACAACCAGCACTGCGCCTTGGAAcgacagcagcaacagcaaccatGCTCAGCAGCTCCAAGATCCATGGAATAATCTCTTCAT GCCAACCAATGGTGAACTTGCTAATGATGAGGAGAGGCACAAGACTTTGGAAGGCCAGGCGCTGTTTCCAGCTACAACCACCGGAGAAGGAGAAGAGGGCGATGGGAGCAGCGCCGCCGGCCACATCTACAGCAACACCGCTAGGCATGGGAGCAGCCTAGCTGGTGATGAGTTCCAATTGGTAATGTCCTCTCCATCTCCATGGTCCAGGGGTGTTCAGCACTACCACCACAACACCCTGCAGCAGCAAGCTTcctccgcctccaccacctcccTCGGAAACAACATGCTGGACTTCTCAAACAACGGTTCACCACGTGAG TGCACGAGCACAGCATCTGGAGCAGCTTTCAAGAAGGCTAGGACCCAAGAACCATCCCCGGCTCAATCTACTGTTaag GTGAGAAAGGAGAAGCTAGGGGATAGAATAACTGCCCTTCACCAGCTCGTCTCCCCATTTGGGAAG ACTGACACTGCGTCTGTACTCCTTGAAGCCATTGGGTACATCAGATTCCTACACGGTCAAATTGAG GTGCAACAAAAAGAAAAGAGCAGCATATTTCCAGAAGAACCTGGCCAG CTGCTACATGGCGATGCCACGAGGAAGAGAGGACGCCCTGATCAG GACGAAGACAGCTGCGAGGAAGCAATGACGAAGGACCTGCGGAGCAGGGGGCTCTGCCTCGTCCCGGTGAGCTGCGCGCCGGACTTTGGCGCCGACGTCGGACCGGCTGACTACTGGACGGTGGCGCCGCCTTTCGGGATGGGGTTCGGCCGGTAG
- the LOC123159958 gene encoding transcription factor bHLH133 isoform X1, protein MDRGLVQGSSPLVGEMGEGHGWRGVNNLRPPFEQNNPSISLPSTSTSTFSSPINSFSSLLLSNHYPLPTTSTAPWNDSSNSNHAQQLQDPWNNLFMPTNGELANDEERHKTLEGQALFPATTTGEGEEGDGSSAAGHIYSNTARHGSSLAGDEFQLVMSSPSPWSRGVQHYHHNTLQQQASSASTTSLGNNMLDFSNNGSPRECTSTASGAAFKKARTQEPSPAQSTVKVRKEKLGDRITALHQLVSPFGKTDTASVLLEAIGYIRFLHGQIEGLSSPYQLVGGGGDGGGGSGSSKQRHQASVQQKEKSSIFPEEPGQLLHGDATRKRGRPDQDEDSCEEAMTKDLRSRGLCLVPVSCAPDFGADVGPADYWTVAPPFGMGFGR, encoded by the exons ATGGATAGGGGGCTCGTCCAGGGATCATCACCACTAGTGGGGGAGATGGGGGAAGGCCATGGATGGCGGGGCGTGAATAATTTGAGACCCCCCTTTGAGCAGAACAATCCTTCTATTTCCTTGCCCTCCACCAGCACATCAACCTTCTCATCCCCGATCAATTCGTTCTCATCTCTGCTCCTCTCGAATCATTATCCACTGCCTACAACCAGCACTGCGCCTTGGAAcgacagcagcaacagcaaccatGCTCAGCAGCTCCAAGATCCATGGAATAATCTCTTCAT GCCAACCAATGGTGAACTTGCTAATGATGAGGAGAGGCACAAGACTTTGGAAGGCCAGGCGCTGTTTCCAGCTACAACCACCGGAGAAGGAGAAGAGGGCGATGGGAGCAGCGCCGCCGGCCACATCTACAGCAACACCGCTAGGCATGGGAGCAGCCTAGCTGGTGATGAGTTCCAATTGGTAATGTCCTCTCCATCTCCATGGTCCAGGGGTGTTCAGCACTACCACCACAACACCCTGCAGCAGCAAGCTTcctccgcctccaccacctcccTCGGAAACAACATGCTGGACTTCTCAAACAACGGTTCACCACGTGAG TGCACGAGCACAGCATCTGGAGCAGCTTTCAAGAAGGCTAGGACCCAAGAACCATCCCCGGCTCAATCTACTGTTaag GTGAGAAAGGAGAAGCTAGGGGATAGAATAACTGCCCTTCACCAGCTCGTCTCCCCATTTGGGAAG ACTGACACTGCGTCTGTACTCCTTGAAGCCATTGGGTACATCAGATTCCTACACGGTCAAATTGAG GGCCTGAGCTCGCCGTACCagctggtcggcggcggcggcgacggaggtggGGGCTCCGGCAGCTCCAAGCAGCGGCACCAGGCCAGC GTGCAACAAAAAGAAAAGAGCAGCATATTTCCAGAAGAACCTGGCCAG CTGCTACATGGCGATGCCACGAGGAAGAGAGGACGCCCTGATCAG GACGAAGACAGCTGCGAGGAAGCAATGACGAAGGACCTGCGGAGCAGGGGGCTCTGCCTCGTCCCGGTGAGCTGCGCGCCGGACTTTGGCGCCGACGTCGGACCGGCTGACTACTGGACGGTGGCGCCGCCTTTCGGGATGGGGTTCGGCCGGTAG